Within Deltaproteobacteria bacterium, the genomic segment CACCGTGCCGATAAGAAAGATATTCAGGCTCGAGCAGTACATAACTCTCGATAACTACGACGGAATGGCCAAGCTTATTATTCTGACTTCCCTCATAGTGGGCTACGCCTACGGCGTCGAGTTCTTCATGGCCTGGTACAGCGGAAGCCCTTACGAGTGGGGACAGTTTTACTACAGGGCTACCGGCGAATACGCTTTATTTTACTGGATAATGGTTGTATGCAACGTGATTGTGCCGATTCCTCTCTGGTTCAAGAGTGTGCGAAGGAATATCAAGATTCTCTTCATTATGTCCATTTTTATCAACATCGGTATGTGGTTCGAAAGGTTTAATATCATCGTTATTTCTCTTTCCCGCGGTTTCGACCCCGCGGCATGGGGTATTTACAAACCCTCATGGGTGGAGCTGGGTATAACGGTAGGAAGCTTTGCCTGGTTTTTTATGTTCTTCCTTATTTTTATTAAAACTCTTCCCGCGGTTTCGATCGCCGAGATAAAGGAAATTTTGCCGGTGCCAAGGAAGGAGGCAAAAGATAATGGATAATCAGGGAGTACTCGGGATATTTTCATACCTTGACGTTACGGTCAATGCCGTAAAGAAGCTAAAAAACGAAGGCTTCAAGAACCTGCGGGTTTTCTCACCCATGCCTAATCATGAAATCGAGCATGTCATGGACGAGCCTGAGAGCATAGTCCGTTTCTTCACCCTTTTCGGCGCGATGCTGGGCGCGGCGTGCGGCGTGGGTTTTACAGTGCTTACCTCCACCGACTGGCCGATTTCCGTGAGCGCGAAGCCCATAGTTTCCATCCCGCCGTACATAGTAATTATCTTCGAGCTCACTATTCTTATCGGAGCCCTTTCCACGCTGCTGGGTCTTCTGATAAACTCGCGCCTCAGACGGAATACGCCGAAGAGTATGTATGACCCGAGATTCTCGGAGGATAAGTTCGGAGTTATGGTTACATGCGCCAA encodes:
- a CDS encoding DUF3341 domain-containing protein, producing the protein MDNQGVLGIFSYLDVTVNAVKKLKNEGFKNLRVFSPMPNHEIEHVMDEPESIVRFFTLFGAMLGAACGVGFTVLTSTDWPISVSAKPIVSIPPYIVIIFELTILIGALSTLLGLLINSRLRRNTPKSMYDPRFSEDKFGVMVTCAKDKVKKVEEIFNSEGAEEIKVDGV